In Candidatus Krumholzibacteriia bacterium, the genomic window CGTTCCGCGCCGAGGACTACATCCACTCATACCGCGCCAACGTGTACGACAAGGCCGCGCTCACCCTCAACACCATCAAGTTCGTGGCCGGGGACGAGAAGTTCGTGCAGATCCTGCACGATTACTTCGACAAATGGCAGTTCAAGCACGTCAACGAGGATCGTTTCCGCGAGGTGTGCGAGAACGTGACGCAGTGGGACCTGTCGCGCCAGTTCGAGCAGTGGCTGCACACCACCAAGACGGTCGACTACCAGCTGGAAAAGGTGGGCTCGCGGCCGGATTCGAGCGGCGTCGTCACCGAGGTCCTGGTGCGCCGCCTCGGCGAACTCTACTGCCCCATCCAGGTGGACTACACGCTCCCCGACGGCAGCGTGCGCTCGGAGCGTCTCGACGCGCGCGACCGCACCATGCGCAGCCGCATGAAGCTTCCCGCCGAGCCCGTGCGCGTCGAGATCAACCCGAACAACGAGATCATGGACCGCAACCTGTCGGACAACGTGCTGCCGCGGCGCAAGGACCTGCAGTTCGACTGGCCCAACAACGACTACTATCCCGAGGACGCCTATCAGATCCGGCACCGCCCCGCCATCTGGTACAACGACGTCGACGGCGCCAAGGTGGGCTATCACTTCTCGGGCAGCATGCACGGCTGGTCACGCCGCCTGCAGCTGGGCCTGTACTACGGCGCCATGTCGGACCGCCTCGACTTCTCGGCGTCGTTCGAGCAGCCCAAGTACTGGTTCAAGAGCAACTCGACCTTCCGGGTGGCGGGCTACAAGATGGAAGGCCGCCAGCAGGCCACCGTGGACTTCCGTTTCAACAGGCGCGCCAAACTGCTGGAGCCACCCACCCAGGAGTTCCTCATCGGGTACGGCTACCACGAGTTGCGCGCACCGCGCTACCTCGTGAGCCCCGAGATCTACGACACGTTGCAGGCCGACACCGGGCCGTACTTCGGCTACTCGGTGGACCCGCAGCTCGACGTGGCCGCCACACGCCTCGAAGGCGGGCTGCGGCTGGGACGCAGCTGGTTCGGCGGCGACTACAAGTACGAACGCCTCGAACTGGCGCTCACCACGCACTCGCGCCCGCAAGTGACGGGCGGCGTGGACACGCGCCTGCGTCTGTTCGCCGGCTTCGGGGGCGGCGGCATGCCCACCCAGAGAAGGTTCAACCTGGCGGGCGCGGGTCCGGTGGCGCAGGGAGAGAAGTTCTGGCTGCGTTCGCCGGGCGCGGTACCGCCGGACCTGAACTACCTGGAACCGGGGGATGGAAACCTGCGCGGTTACTTCGATGGAACCTTCGGTGTCAACAAGCTGGTGGCGTTCAACGGCGAACTCGGCACGCGCGTGAAACTGTTCGGTCTTGAGAAGAAGGCGGCAAAGCTGGTGGGAACGTTGTCGTGGTACGGTTTCTACGACGCGGGCTGGATTCTCGACACCAGCAACCCGATTTCATCGAGCGGGCGCGTGCAGTCCCTGGTGGACGGCGGCGTGCTGGATGCAACGCTGCAGGACGCGGGGGTGGGCATCCGCTCACACGTGGCGTGGCCGTTCTGGGATTTCACCTGGCGCCTCGACGTGCCCTTCTGGGTGAGCAACCCCGAGGTCAACGCCGAAACGGACACGGTCGACTTCCGCTACCTGTTCAGCCTGACTGCAACTTTCTAGGACGCCGACGCGATGACCGCCGCGGCCGCCTCGTCGACCATGGCGTCGGAGAGTTCCGCGTACATCGGCAGCGACACGATGCTCGCTACCACCTTCTCCGCCACCGGGAACGCGCCCTGCTTCAGACCCAGATACGCATACGCGGGTTGCAGGTGCAGGGGAATGGGGTAGTGGATTCCCGCACCGATTCCCTTCTCCTTGAGCTGCGCGAGCGTGCGCTCGCGATCCGGAACCCGCACCACGTACAAATGGTAGACGTGCCGCCGCCCCGCGGTTGCGCTGATGGGGACCACCGCCGAGCCGGCGAAGGCCCGGTCGTAACGCGCGGCGCGCGAGCGGCGCGCCTCCGTCCATGCCTCCAGGTGGCGCAGCTTCACGTCCAGCACCGCCGCCTGCATGGCGTCGAGCCGGTAGTTCCATCCTTCGTAGAGATGATGGTACTTCTCGCGGCTACCGTGGTCGGCGAGCGCGCGCATCAACGACGCCGCGTCGGCATCGTCGGTGGCGACGAGCCCGCCGTCTCCGTACGCACCCAGGTTCTTCCCCGGGTAGAAACTGAACGCGGTGGTATCGCCCAGCGTCTTGCCGCGGTCGCCGCCGATGTCGGCGCCGTGCGACTGCGCCGCATCCGCCACCACGCGCAACTTCCTGCGCGCGGCGATGTCGCGCACCGCATCCATATCCGCCGGCTGCCCGTAGAGGTGCACCGGGACGATGGCACGCGTGCGCGGCGTGATGGCCGCTTCGATCCTGGCGGGATCTATCAACTGGGTCGCCTCGTCCACATCCACCAGCACCGGCCGCGCACCCGCGTGGGTGATGGCCTCGGTGGTGGCAATGAACGTGTTGCAGGCGGTGATGACCTCATCGCCCGGCTTCACGCCGGCGCCGAGCAGTGCCAGGTGCAGGGCCGATGTTCCGCTGCAACTGCCAACACCGTGCTCGGCGCCGCTGTAGCGGGCGAAATTGCGCTCGAAACCTCGAACGGCTTCGCCGCCAATGAAGTGACAGCTCTCAACCACGCCCGCTATGGCGGCGTCGATTTCGGGCTTGATGGAGGCGTACTGCGCCTTGAGGTCGAGGAACGGGATGGCCATGTCGATCCTACCTGGAGCTTTCCTGATTAATGAAAGATGGGCACGACGGGCGTTACCACGCGGGAAACACCGCACGATATGCGGCTCGGGAATGCATCGATCGTA contains:
- a CDS encoding M1 family metallopeptidase; translated protein: MRRVVLFCLAAIAAVSAVPAAAADYFQQFVHYTIRVQLDTERKWISGSETIVYANNSPDTLREFYLHLYPNAFRDKNVPYQKDENRKYNLTLRDVPGDHKGWLDLRGVRVGADSVTVTVEGTLAHMDLPRPLAPGDSMTISFDFDGKVRKGADRSGYKGDHYDFAQWYPKVVVYDEKGFHPDQFMTGEFYGEFGTFDVHIELPSHFVVVATGTVQSGDPGWDYNPPHEKNAPRRKADGGSKTVHFHAQRVHDFAWCADPSYVVQDTTLDGIEIRSAYRRSSAKTWEDSTLAHAVRAIKWYGSKVGRYPYPQITVAEMLRGGGMEYPMFVMDGRASEGLVMHEIGHVYFYGILANDEREEAWLDEGFATFMTAWYNTETHGPWGDTSEWNFYQRITPQYNIWEKYRRNVFDLERRHYGERVSFRAEDYIHSYRANVYDKAALTLNTIKFVAGDEKFVQILHDYFDKWQFKHVNEDRFREVCENVTQWDLSRQFEQWLHTTKTVDYQLEKVGSRPDSSGVVTEVLVRRLGELYCPIQVDYTLPDGSVRSERLDARDRTMRSRMKLPAEPVRVEINPNNEIMDRNLSDNVLPRRKDLQFDWPNNDYYPEDAYQIRHRPAIWYNDVDGAKVGYHFSGSMHGWSRRLQLGLYYGAMSDRLDFSASFEQPKYWFKSNSTFRVAGYKMEGRQQATVDFRFNRRAKLLEPPTQEFLIGYGYHELRAPRYLVSPEIYDTLQADTGPYFGYSVDPQLDVAATRLEGGLRLGRSWFGGDYKYERLELALTTHSRPQVTGGVDTRLRLFAGFGGGGMPTQRRFNLAGAGPVAQGEKFWLRSPGAVPPDLNYLEPGDGNLRGYFDGTFGVNKLVAFNGELGTRVKLFGLEKKAAKLVGTLSWYGFYDAGWILDTSNPISSSGRVQSLVDGGVLDATLQDAGVGIRSHVAWPFWDFTWRLDVPFWVSNPEVNAETDTVDFRYLFSLTATF
- a CDS encoding DegT/DnrJ/EryC1/StrS family aminotransferase, translated to MAIPFLDLKAQYASIKPEIDAAIAGVVESCHFIGGEAVRGFERNFARYSGAEHGVGSCSGTSALHLALLGAGVKPGDEVITACNTFIATTEAITHAGARPVLVDVDEATQLIDPARIEAAITPRTRAIVPVHLYGQPADMDAVRDIAARRKLRVVADAAQSHGADIGGDRGKTLGDTTAFSFYPGKNLGAYGDGGLVATDDADAASLMRALADHGSREKYHHLYEGWNYRLDAMQAAVLDVKLRHLEAWTEARRSRAARYDRAFAGSAVVPISATAGRRHVYHLYVVRVPDRERTLAQLKEKGIGAGIHYPIPLHLQPAYAYLGLKQGAFPVAEKVVASIVSLPMYAELSDAMVDEAAAAVIASAS